One genomic region from Cardinium endosymbiont of Dermatophagoides farinae encodes:
- the rpmJ gene encoding 50S ribosomal protein L36, which translates to MKVKTSVRKRSVDCKIVRRKGVLYVINKKQPKFKQRQG; encoded by the coding sequence ATGAAAGTTAAAACATCTGTTAGAAAAAGAAGTGTGGATTGCAAGATTGTACGCCGTAAAGGTGTATTGTATGTAATCAATAAGAAGCAGCCTAAATTTAAACAAAGACAAGGGTAG